A single Macrobrachium nipponense isolate FS-2020 chromosome 5, ASM1510439v2, whole genome shotgun sequence DNA region contains:
- the LOC135215122 gene encoding uncharacterized protein LOC135215122, whose amino-acid sequence MKFFSFLLLLLLQLQKSFSLPEGAACLQSLGNTPPAQWRVNGQCCSCDRGKVQCYVDIASACADRPDDVSGCDFINICGCERWICKDQIREKEHRQKLKSQVGDS is encoded by the exons ATGAAattcttcagttttcttttgcttcttctGTTGCAGCTGCAGA aatCGTTCAGCCTTCCGGAAGGAGCTGCTTGCCTTCAAAGTTTGGGCAATACCCCTCCTGCCCAGTGGCGTGTGAATGGGCAATGCTGCAG CTGTGATAGAGGAAAAGTGCAGTGTTATGTCGATATAGCTTCTGCTTGTGCTGATCGGCCTGATGACGTCAGCGGATgcgattttattaacatttgtgGATGTGAGAG GTGGATTTGTAAGGACCAAATTAGAGAAAAGGAGCATCGACAAAAGCTCAAAAGTCAGGTCGgagattcttaa